Proteins from one Podarcis raffonei isolate rPodRaf1 chromosome 1, rPodRaf1.pri, whole genome shotgun sequence genomic window:
- the FGF4 gene encoding fibroblast growth factor 4, with product MLLGMTGPSSACLPVLLLGLLSPWLAGRCMPAFAQPHQQPQHNDTLEWRWETLFSRSMARIPGERREPNRDGDYLLGIKRLRRLYCNVGIGFHIQVLPDGRINGIHNENRHSLLEISPVERGVVSLFGVKSGLFVAMNSKGKLYGANHFNDECKFKEILLPNNYNAYESQIYPGMYIALSKNGRTKKGNKVSPTMTVTHFLPRI from the exons ATGTTGCTCGGAATGACTGGCCCCTCTTCGGCCTGCTTGCCAGTCTTGCTCCTGGGACTGCTGTCGCCTTGGCTGGCCGGGCGCTGCATGCCCGCCTTCGCCCAGCCCCACCAGCAGCCCCAGCACAACGACACCCTGGAGTGGCGCTGGGAGACGCTCTTCTCGCGCTCCATGGCCAGGATCCCCGGGGAAAGGAGGGAGCCCAACCGCGACGGCGACTATCTGCTGGGCATCAAGAGGCTCAGGCGTCTCTATTGCAACGTCGGCATTGGCTTCCACATCCAGGTGCTGCCAGACGGCAGGATCAACGGGATCCACAACGAAAACCGGCACA GTTTGCTTGAAATCTCTCCTGTGGAAAGAGGAGTGGTGAGCCTCTTTGGTGTTAAAAGTGGACTCTTTGTAGCCATGAACAGTAAAGGCAAACTCTATGGAGCT AACCATTTCAACGATGAGTGCAAATTCAAAGAGATCCTGCTGCCCAACAACTACAACGCCTACGAATCCCAGATCTACCCGGGGATGTACATAGCCCTGAGCAAAAACGGACGAACAAAGAAAGGCAACAAAGTCTCTCCCACCATGACAGTGACACATTTTCTTCCTAGGATCTGA